One Coffea arabica cultivar ET-39 chromosome 5c, Coffea Arabica ET-39 HiFi, whole genome shotgun sequence DNA window includes the following coding sequences:
- the LOC113691027 gene encoding calcium/calmodulin-regulated receptor-like kinase 1, which produces MKAESSGLIIGISIGVVIGVLLAIGGFFCFLYHRKRSQIGNSSSRRAATIPIRQNGIDSCTALSDSSVGTESPKTSINNGISFWLGGLKKANIISASGILEYSYKDLQKATVNFTTLIGQGAFGPVYKAQMLTGETVAVKVLATDSKQGEKEFHAEVMLLGRLHHRNLVNLVGYCAEKGQRMLIYVYMSRGCLASHLYSEELEPLSWELRVQIALDVARGLEYLHDGAVPPVIHRDIKSSNILLDESMRARVADFGLSREEMVSKHVSNIRGTFGYLDPEYISTRAFTKKSDVYSYGVLLFELVAGRNPLQGLMEYVELAAMNTEGNVGWEEIVDSRLDGKYDLQELNDVATLGFKCVNRAPKKRPSMRDIVQVLSRVIKLRNQRKHHKKSLSATADEVTINIDQSTHRSPMSGHRRMESVESTADSCEV; this is translated from the exons ATGAAAGCCGAGTCGTCTGGGTTAATCATTGGGATTTCGATAGGGGTGGTGATTGGAGTGCTTTTGGCTATAGGTGGATTTTTCTGCTTTTTGTACCACAGGAAACGATCACAGATAGGTAATAGCAGTTCTAGAAGGGCAGCAACGATCCCAATTCGTCAAAATGGTATTGATTCTTGCACAGCATTATCAGATTCATCGGTTGGTACAGAGTCTCCAAAGACTAGTATAAATAATGGCATTTCCTTCTGGCTTGGAGGACTCAAGAAGGCTAATATCATTTCTGCATCTGGTATTCTGGAGTACTCTTACAA GGATCTCCAGAAAGCAACTGTCAATTTTACAACGTTAATTGGACAAGGGGCGTTTGGTCCTGTTTATAAAGCTCAGATGTTAACTGGTGAGACTGTTGCTGTTAAGGTACTCGCAACTGATTCTAAGCAAGGCGAGAAAGAATTCCATGCTGAG GTTATGTTACTTGGAAGGTTACATCACAGGAATCTTGTAAATTTGGTTGGCTATTGTGCAGAAAAGGGCCAGCGTATGCTTATCTATGTATACATGAGTAGAGGCTGTTTGGCCTCTCATTTGTACA GTGAAGAGCTTGAACCTTTGAGCTGGGAGTTGAGGGTTCAAATTGCGCTGGATGTTGCAAGGGGCTTGGAGTATCTACATGATGGG GCAGTTCCTCCTGTGATACACCGTGACATTAAATCTTCCAATATTCTGTTGGATGAGTCCATGAGGGCAAGG GTGGCTGATTTTGGGCTTTCAAGGGAAGAAATGGTCAGCAAGCACGTGTCAAATATTCGGGGAACTTTTGGATATCTTGACCCTGAATATATATCAACAAGGGCCTTTACTAAGAAAAGCGATGTTTATAGTTATGGCGTGCTGCTATTTGAACTTGTTGCAGGAAGAAATCCGCTTCAAGGACTAATGGAATATGTGGAACTA GCGGCTATGAATACTGAAGGAAATGTTGGTTGGGAAGAAATTGTTGATTCTCGTCTTGATGGGAAATATGATTTGCAAGAGCTGAATGACGTGGCAACTCTGGGATTCAAATGTGTAAATCGCGCTCCTAAAAAACGGCCCTCCATGAGGGACATTGTACAGGTACTGTCACGGGTTATCAAGTTGAGAAATCAGAGGAAGCATCACAAGAAATCTTTGTCTGCTACAGCAGATGAGGTTACAATCAACATTGATCAATCAACCCATCGAAGTCCTATGTCTGGACATCGGCGCATGGAATCTGTGGAGAGCACCGCTGACTCCTGTGAAGTGTAG
- the LOC113689610 gene encoding large ribosomal subunit protein uL24c-like: MAALQSSFTSLSLSSNSFLGQRFSVPLCPPQVVPTENPCSISAKLKRWERKDCKRNSLPVLHKMHVKVGDTVKVISGRDKGKTGEITEIFKHNSTIKVREINLKTKHVKSRGEDEPGQIIKIEAPIHSSNVMLYSKEQNVASRVGHKTLDNGKRVRYLIKTGEIIDSAENWKRVIKEKKEEKTEAVAAS, encoded by the exons ATGGCAGCTCTACAGAGCTCCTTcacttctctttctctctcctccAACAGTTTTCTCGGCCAACGCTTCTCCGTCCCTCTCTGCCCACCTCAA GTTGTGCCCACAGAGAATCCCTGTTCTATTTCAGCAAAG CTCAAGCGATGGGAGCGCAAAGATTGCAAGCGAAACAGCCTTCCGGTGCTACATAAGATGCATGTTAAGGTCGGAGATACAGTAAAAGTCATATCTGGACGGGACAAAGGTAAAACTGGAGAAATCACTGAGATATTTAAGCATAACAGTACCATTAAAGTGAGAGAAATCAACTTGAAGACCAAGCATGTGAAGAGTAGGGGGGAGGATGAACCAGGTCAAATTATAAAG ATAGAAGCACCCATTCACAGTTCAAACGTGATGCTATATTCTAAGGAACAAAATGTAGCGAGCCGTGTAGGTCATAAAACCTTGGACAATGGAAAGCGCGTCCGGTACCTCATCAAGACTGGAGAAATAATTGACAGCGCAGAGAACTGGAAGAGAGTgatcaaggagaagaaagaggagAAAACAGAAGCAGTTGCTGCCTCTTAG
- the LOC113689695 gene encoding putative anthocyanidin reductase: MEDIAAREEGRSQEESPVTYCVTGASGYIGSWLVKSLLQRGYRVHATVRSPEKSLNLLKEWDGGERLRIFKADLQEDGSFDAAVRGCSGLFHVAASMQFEVPVEENVDSYVQTNVIEPAIKGTLNVLKACSRTNSVRRVVFTSSISTMTARDSLENWRDLVDESCKVPINRVWKHKPTGWVYALTKILTEEAAFQFAHENGIDLRSVITATVAGPFLASTVPTSLRVLLSPITGDPQLLPILVGVNSRMGSIALVHIEDICNAHIFVMEDARAEGRYMCCSRSCGMAELVDYLMEEYPCSNLQRLVKAKNESIPAEISSKKLTDLGFNFKYDVQDIIQQAVEKCIACGFLPGLLN, encoded by the exons ATGGAAGATATAGCAGCAAGAGAGGAGGGGAGGAGCCAAGAAGAAAGCCCCGTCACATACTGTGTGACCGGAGCATCGGGTTACATTGGGTCATGGCTGGTGAAATCCCTCCTTCAAAGAGGCTACCGGGTTCACGCCACTGTCCGCAGCCCTG AGAAATCACTGAATCTTTTAAAAGAGTGGGATGGAGGAGAGCGGTTGAGAATCTTCAAAGCAGATCTACAGGAAGATGGGAGCTTTGATGCTGCTGTGAGAGGTTGCAGTGGCTTATTCCATGTTGCTGCTTCGATGCAATTTGAGGTTCCAGTGGAAGAGAATGTTG ACAGTTATGTCCAGACAAatgtcattgaacctgcaattaaAGGAACCTTGAATGTCCTCAAAGCTTGCTCAAGAACGAATTCTGTGAGAAGGGTTGTTTTTACATCATCAATAAGTACTATGACTGCCAGAGACAGCTTAGAGAACTGGAGGGATCTTGTTGACGAATCCTGCAAGGTTCCTATTAATCGTGTCTGGAAACACAAACCAACCGGATGG GTCTATGCATTGACAAAGATTCTGACAGAGGAAGCAGCCTTCCAATTCGCACATgaaaatggaattgacttaAGGTCTGTGATAACTGCGACTGTTGCTGGTCCGTTCCTCGCTTCAACAGTTCCAACAAGCCTCCGAGTTCTCTTGTCACCAATTACAG gtgaccctcaactattacCAATTCTAGTTGGTGTAAACTCTAGAATGGGTTCGATTGCTTTGGTTCACATTGAAGATATATGCAATGCCCATATTTTCGTCATGGAGGATGCTAGAGCAGAAGGTCGGTATATGTGCTGCTCACGTAGTTGTGGAATGGCTGAACTTGTTGATTACCTCATGGAGGAGTATCCTTGCTCTAATTTGCAGAG GCTTGTAAAGGCTAAGAATGAGTCCATTCCGGCAGAAATTTCTTCGAAGAAGTTGACAGATTTGGGGTTCAACTTCAAGTATGATGTGCAGGATATAATACAGCAAGCTGTTGAGAAATGTATTGCCTGTGGATTTCTACCTGGACTTCTAAATTAG